The following are from one region of the Hemitrygon akajei chromosome 31, sHemAka1.3, whole genome shotgun sequence genome:
- the LOC140719206 gene encoding guanylate-binding protein 1-like has protein sequence MLRTRVHDASKQKMDKPLQLVCNKDGKLQLNPEALKVLQSIEDPMVVVAVVGAPRTGKSYLMNCLAGDQKGFSIGSTTQAHTKGIWMWCRCLPQSPNEVLLLLDTEGLGDPEKGDTNNDHSLYLLAILLSSILIYNGKSQIDQQSLQDLHFVTELSKRIQMKSQPDACDSWDFVRFFPEFVWVIRDLTLDLNADGKNASPNEYLEHILKLKDGEISEQDKKYNELRRCIRDNFPSRCCFAFPIPTHWKKLKQLQELENKDLEEDFIKEQQKLINYLHTHKKVKRVLGGQLVTGRSE, from the exons ATGTTGAGGACCAGGGTCCATGATGCCTCCAAACAGAAGATGGACAAACCCTTGCAGCTGGTTTGTAACAAGGACGGGAAGCTACAGCTTAACCCAGAGGCTCTGAAGGTCCTCCAGTCCATTGAAGATCCAATGGTTGTTGTGGCTGTGGTTGGTGCTCCTCGTACAGGAAAGTCCTACCTCATGAACTGTCTTGCAGGAGACCAGAAGG GATTCTCAATTGGTTCAACCACGCAGGCTCACACCAAAGGAATCTGGATGTGGTGTCGATGCCTCCCTCAGAGTCCTAATGAGGTCCTCCTGTTGTTGGACACCGAGGGTCTGGGAGATCCTGAGAAG GGAGACACCAACAATGATCATTCCCTCTATTTACTGGCTATCCTGCTGAGCAGCATCCTCATTTACAATGGGAAAAGTCAAATAGACCAGCAATCCCTGCAAGACCTACA TTTTGTGACTGAACTGTCCAAGCGGATCCAGATGAAGTCCCAGCCCGATGCCTGTGACAGTTGGGATTTTGTCCGTTTCTTCCCTGAATTTGTGTGGGTGATCCGTGATTTGACACTGGATTTGAATGCTGATGGCAAAAATGCATCTCCAAATGAGTACCTGGAGCACATCCTGAAACTGAAGGACG GTGAGATCAGTGAGCAGGACAAGAAATATAATGAACTCCGTAGGTGTATCCGCGATAACTTTCCCTCACGTTGCTGCTTTgcatttcccattcccacacactGGAAGAAACTCAAGCAGCTCCAGGAATTGGAGAACAAGGATCTGGAAGAGGATTTCATCAAGGAGCAGCAGAAACTCATCAATTACCTTCACACCCACAAGAAAGTCAAGAGAGTTCTTGGGGGTCAGCTGGTCACGGGCAGGAGTGAGTAA